The following coding sequences lie in one Capnocytophaga stomatis genomic window:
- the murA gene encoding UDP-N-acetylglucosamine 1-carboxyvinyltransferase has protein sequence MGVFKIEGGHTLKGEITPQGAKNEALQVLCAVLLTNEKVTIHNIPNILDVNKLISLLENLGVKIQKLGKGSYSFQADEVNLQYLKSTAFQSEGQGLRGSIMIVGPLLTRFGVGYIPRPGGDKIGRRRLDTHFEGFIKLGADFNYDKEHQTYSVTCNRLKGADMLLDEASVTGTSNIIMAAVLAEGKTTIYNAACEPYVQQLCRMLNSMGADIQGIGSNFLTINGVEKLSGCTHTLLPDMIEIGSWIGLAAMTQSEITIKNVGWEHLGLIPNVFQKLGITLERRGDDIYIPAHTKGYQVQNYIDGSILTVSDAPWPGFTPDLLSIILVMATQARGEVLIHQKMFESRLFFIDKLIDMGAKIILCDPHRATVIGNDFKSPLKATLMTSPDIRAGIALLIAALSAKGTSTIYNIEQIDRGYENIDERLRALGAKIIRVN, from the coding sequence ATGGGCGTATTTAAAATTGAAGGAGGACATACACTAAAGGGTGAAATAACTCCGCAAGGGGCTAAAAATGAGGCTCTTCAGGTTTTGTGTGCAGTATTGCTTACAAACGAAAAAGTGACCATTCACAATATTCCTAATATATTGGATGTTAATAAATTAATCTCCTTACTTGAGAATTTAGGAGTTAAAATACAGAAGTTAGGCAAAGGTTCGTATAGTTTTCAGGCTGATGAGGTTAATTTGCAATATTTGAAATCAACAGCTTTCCAGTCCGAAGGGCAAGGTTTGCGAGGCTCAATTATGATTGTGGGACCGCTTCTAACACGTTTCGGGGTGGGTTATATTCCTCGTCCGGGCGGAGATAAAATCGGTCGTCGCCGTTTAGATACGCACTTTGAAGGGTTTATCAAATTGGGAGCCGATTTCAATTATGATAAAGAGCATCAAACATATAGCGTAACTTGCAATCGCCTTAAAGGAGCAGATATGTTGCTTGATGAAGCCTCTGTGACAGGGACTTCAAACATTATTATGGCTGCGGTTTTGGCAGAAGGAAAAACAACTATTTACAACGCTGCTTGTGAACCTTATGTACAGCAATTATGCCGGATGCTTAATTCAATGGGAGCTGATATTCAGGGGATTGGTTCTAACTTTTTGACCATTAACGGAGTTGAAAAGCTCTCGGGATGCACGCACACACTTCTGCCGGATATGATTGAAATTGGTAGCTGGATTGGGTTGGCGGCTATGACCCAAAGCGAGATAACTATAAAGAATGTAGGTTGGGAGCATTTAGGTCTGATACCCAATGTCTTCCAGAAGTTGGGAATTACACTTGAGCGTAGAGGCGATGATATCTATATTCCGGCTCATACGAAAGGATATCAAGTTCAGAATTATATAGATGGCTCTATTTTAACGGTTTCCGATGCTCCTTGGCCAGGCTTCACTCCCGATTTATTGAGTATCATATTGGTAATGGCAACTCAGGCACGCGGTGAGGTGTTAATTCATCAAAAAATGTTCGAAAGTCGTTTGTTCTTCATTGATAAACTGATAGATATGGGAGCTAAAATTATTTTGTGCGACCCGCATCGGGCTACGGTTATCGGTAACGATTTTAAATCGCCACTAAAAGCTACTTTGATGACTTCACCCGATATCAGGGCTGGGATTGCTTTGCTGATTGCGGCTCTTTCTGCCAAAGGAACTTCTACCATTTATAATATAGAACAAATAGACAGAGGTTACGAGAACATTGACGAGCGTTTAAGAGCTTTGGGAGCGAAAATAATTCGTGTTAATTAA
- a CDS encoding DUF493 family protein has product MKSEQELTEFYERLKKELEETTSFPTMYLYKFIIPTDAQRLETLNSIFKQTNVEIKTRPSSNGKYTGVSVSVLLQNPDEVIHYYREAGKIEGIVSL; this is encoded by the coding sequence ATGAAATCAGAGCAAGAATTGACTGAATTTTATGAGCGTTTAAAAAAAGAATTGGAAGAAACTACTTCTTTCCCAACGATGTATCTGTATAAGTTTATCATACCTACCGATGCTCAAAGATTAGAAACACTTAATTCAATTTTCAAGCAAACCAATGTAGAGATAAAAACTCGACCTTCCTCAAACGGGAAATATACGGGCGTTTCCGTGTCTGTTCTTTTACAAAATCCGGACGAAGTGATTCATTATTACAGAGAAGCGGGCAAGATAGAGGGAATAGTTTCGTTATAG
- a CDS encoding aldose epimerase family protein: protein MKNITQKPFGTHKNKKVELFTLTNKNAMEVSVTNFGGIITSIKFPKDGKNIETVLGFDTLEEYLSSDYRKEYPYFGAIIGRNAGRIKNGKTTLNGETLQLTVNHNGAQLHGGFEGFDSKVWELVSVKDEPIPSVTFRYVSADGEEGFPGEVTAQVTYSLNDDNELRVDYHGTTNKPTILNLTQHAYFNLNTDSSNVLNHHLQINGDKVSPLNPDYSPTGELLLVEGTHWDYRKPTPVHPDIDNAFPRQVSENETVGSLICNDSGIRMDVRTNHPVLHIYGGYYVPELHPKGRKSTGQNAGICFECQGFADALNYPQFQSTQLNPGQEYKHFTVFKFSEIK, encoded by the coding sequence ATGAAAAATATTACACAAAAACCATTCGGAACTCACAAAAATAAAAAGGTAGAACTCTTCACCTTAACCAACAAAAACGCTATGGAAGTATCGGTAACTAACTTCGGTGGCATCATCACTTCCATTAAATTTCCAAAAGACGGAAAAAACATCGAAACCGTACTTGGGTTCGATACCTTAGAAGAATATTTAAGCTCGGATTATCGCAAAGAATATCCGTATTTCGGGGCGATTATCGGGCGAAATGCCGGACGTATCAAAAACGGAAAAACCACCCTTAACGGCGAAACGTTGCAACTGACCGTAAATCACAACGGAGCACAACTACACGGTGGTTTTGAAGGATTTGACAGCAAAGTTTGGGAACTCGTTTCGGTGAAAGATGAGCCAATTCCGTCAGTGACTTTCCGATATGTTTCTGCCGATGGCGAAGAAGGCTTCCCTGGCGAAGTTACCGCACAAGTAACTTATTCACTTAACGATGACAACGAACTTCGGGTGGATTATCACGGAACAACCAACAAACCCACTATCCTGAACCTGACCCAACACGCTTATTTTAACCTCAATACTGATTCAAGCAACGTTTTAAATCACCATTTGCAAATTAACGGCGATAAAGTTTCTCCACTAAACCCCGATTATTCCCCAACGGGCGAATTACTCCTCGTGGAAGGCACTCATTGGGATTATCGCAAACCAACACCCGTTCATCCCGATATTGACAACGCTTTCCCACGTCAAGTTTCGGAAAATGAAACCGTTGGGTCACTAATTTGCAACGATAGCGGCATCCGTATGGACGTACGAACTAATCATCCTGTGCTTCACATTTATGGCGGATATTATGTGCCTGAATTGCATCCTAAAGGCAGAAAATCTACCGGACAAAATGCAGGTATTTGCTTTGAATGCCAAGGTTTTGCCGATGCACTGAACTATCCACAGTTTCAATCCACACAGCTGAACCCAGGGCAAGAATACAAACACTTTACCGTGTTTAAGTTCAGTGAAATAAAGTAA
- a CDS encoding FtsB family cell division protein, translating into MKSVFQYIALLKGYRLYAFILLFFFVWMAFFDANSLLTHRELNKEIKKLNKQKQFLEKEIEKDRKSLKILNTDEGKEKMGREAYYLKHDNEEIFIIEYDTID; encoded by the coding sequence ATGAAGTCTGTTTTTCAATACATTGCACTTTTGAAAGGGTATAGGTTGTATGCTTTTATACTTCTTTTTTTCTTCGTCTGGATGGCTTTCTTTGACGCAAATTCTCTATTGACACACAGGGAGTTAAATAAGGAAATTAAAAAACTGAACAAGCAAAAACAGTTTTTAGAAAAGGAAATAGAGAAGGACAGAAAAAGTCTGAAAATCCTCAATACCGACGAGGGAAAAGAGAAAATGGGAAGAGAGGCATATTACTTAAAGCACGATAACGAGGAAATTTTTATAATAGAATACGATACAATAGATTGA
- a CDS encoding RNA-binding S4 domain-containing protein, producing MRIDKFLWCVRYFKTRNIATEACKKGHIRINGEAVKPSREVFVGDKIIVRKNQINYELKVLDVPLSRVGAKLVDLYRHDLTPPEAFEQAEIQKLAQEYYRQKGEGRPTKKDRRAIDNLLNEIDDDDDFFDE from the coding sequence ATGAGAATTGATAAATTCCTATGGTGTGTGCGTTATTTCAAAACCCGAAATATCGCAACGGAAGCCTGCAAAAAAGGACACATACGCATTAACGGTGAGGCAGTTAAGCCATCGCGGGAAGTTTTCGTTGGCGATAAAATTATCGTTCGTAAAAATCAGATTAACTACGAATTAAAAGTTTTGGACGTTCCCCTTTCAAGAGTTGGAGCAAAATTGGTGGATTTATACCGACACGATTTAACTCCCCCAGAAGCCTTTGAGCAAGCTGAAATACAAAAACTTGCACAAGAATATTACCGACAAAAAGGAGAAGGACGCCCCACCAAAAAAGACCGCCGTGCCATTGACAATCTCCTCAACGAAATTGATGATGACGATGATTTTTTTGATGAGTAA
- a CDS encoding glycosyltransferase → MNFGIIIPAHNEADCIEKTLESLFKQTKKPLQVIVVDDCSTDSTPQILEKIKQENPSLTVLRREEGATHLPGSKVVQAFNAGLPLLKENIDVICKFDADLIFPPNYLEVLANHFYENQKVGMCGGFCYVEKNGNWVLENLTNKDHLRGAVKAYRKACFSDIGGLKTAMGWDTADELLARFYGWEVKTDDTLKVKHLRPTGAGYNLNARFLQGSVFYRLRYGLLLSVLASGKLAFKKKKIDLFKDYLRGYFKAKQEKQEFLVTPEQGKWIRNYRWKKILAKVFKEN, encoded by the coding sequence ATGAACTTTGGAATTATCATTCCTGCTCATAATGAAGCAGATTGTATTGAAAAAACGTTAGAATCTCTTTTCAAACAAACGAAAAAGCCTCTGCAAGTTATCGTCGTTGATGATTGCTCCACCGATTCAACTCCTCAAATTTTAGAAAAAATTAAGCAAGAAAACCCTTCTCTGACAGTATTGCGTAGAGAAGAGGGAGCTACGCATTTGCCTGGAAGTAAAGTAGTTCAGGCATTTAATGCGGGGTTGCCTCTTTTGAAAGAAAACATAGATGTAATTTGCAAATTTGATGCAGATTTGATTTTCCCACCTAATTATTTAGAAGTTTTAGCGAATCATTTTTATGAAAATCAGAAAGTTGGTATGTGTGGGGGATTCTGTTATGTGGAAAAAAACGGCAATTGGGTTTTGGAAAATCTGACAAACAAAGACCACCTCCGAGGTGCAGTTAAAGCCTACCGAAAAGCCTGTTTTTCAGATATTGGAGGACTGAAAACTGCAATGGGTTGGGATACAGCCGATGAGCTTTTGGCTCGCTTCTATGGTTGGGAAGTAAAAACAGATGATACATTGAAAGTTAAGCATTTACGACCAACGGGAGCGGGATATAATCTGAATGCTCGTTTTTTGCAAGGAAGTGTTTTCTATCGTTTACGTTATGGTCTTTTGCTTTCTGTTTTGGCTTCGGGCAAATTGGCTTTTAAAAAGAAAAAAATTGATTTATTCAAAGATTATTTGCGAGGTTATTTCAAAGCCAAACAGGAGAAACAAGAATTTTTAGTGACTCCTGAGCAGGGCAAATGGATTAGAAATTACCGTTGGAAGAAAATTTTGGCGAAGGTTTTTAAAGAAAATTAA
- a CDS encoding DUF4290 domain-containing protein yields the protein MENQNTQNMSENMGLEYNTERTPLIIPEYGRHIQKMIEKAITIEDREKRNNTAKSIIAVMGNMFPHLRDVPDFQHKLWDQLFIMSKFQLDVDSPFEKPTSDVLIKHPDILQYPQNHPKYRFYGNNIKKMIEVCVGWEEGHLKEALKYAIANHMKKSYLTWNKEAVEDEVVFQHLYELSDGKIDLAKTKEFLTNSNELIKTKQNLTKRASGQTKKAKRTKNT from the coding sequence ATGGAGAATCAAAATACACAGAATATGTCCGAAAATATGGGCTTGGAATATAACACGGAAAGAACTCCTTTGATAATCCCCGAGTACGGAAGGCATATACAAAAAATGATTGAAAAAGCCATAACGATTGAGGATAGGGAAAAACGGAATAATACCGCGAAAAGCATCATAGCCGTGATGGGAAATATGTTTCCTCATTTGCGAGATGTTCCTGATTTTCAGCATAAATTGTGGGACCAGTTGTTCATTATGTCGAAGTTTCAACTTGATGTGGATTCTCCTTTTGAGAAACCGACTTCTGATGTGTTAATCAAACATCCTGATATTCTTCAATATCCGCAAAATCATCCAAAATACAGATTTTACGGCAACAACATTAAAAAAATGATTGAAGTTTGTGTTGGCTGGGAAGAAGGTCATCTGAAAGAAGCACTAAAATACGCAATAGCTAATCATATGAAGAAGAGTTATTTAACTTGGAATAAGGAAGCTGTTGAAGATGAAGTGGTTTTTCAGCATTTGTACGAGCTTAGCGATGGTAAAATTGACCTTGCCAAAACAAAAGAATTTCTGACAAACAGTAACGAACTTATCAAAACCAAGCAGAATTTAACGAAAAGAGCTTCAGGGCAAACTAAAAAAGCAAAGAGAACTAAAAATACTTGA
- a CDS encoding galactokinase: MKTYIQEEFQKNYGKPCDKVFFAPARVNLIGEHIDYNGGLVMPCALENGTYLAVRKTNDNTFTFKSLNFPESAHQVTINHEGYTKNGSLWINYPLGCIDYFTRQGVKFNGMEFLFYGNIPNGGGLSSSASIELVTSFALNSLFGLGKNQIELVKISQNVENKFVGVNCGIMDQFAIGMGKKDHAIILDCQTLDYTYTPFVLKEDTLLIINTNKERKLADSKYNERRATCEAALEIFNKNANFKDLCSIPAEYFEAHKNELTEEMQKRVKHVIYENLRVKESEKALKSGDVKRFGELMSASHKSLMEDYEVTGKELDTIYLESINFDGVTGVRMTGAGFGGCAIALVKNNRVEAYKKHIIESYTQKIGYAPSVYDVSIGDGTREL; this comes from the coding sequence ATGAAAACATACATACAAGAAGAATTTCAGAAAAACTACGGAAAACCTTGCGATAAGGTGTTTTTTGCACCGGCTCGCGTGAATTTGATTGGCGAACACATCGACTACAATGGCGGACTTGTAATGCCTTGTGCTCTTGAAAACGGAACTTACTTAGCAGTTCGGAAAACAAACGACAATACATTTACATTCAAGAGTTTAAACTTTCCGGAATCGGCACACCAAGTAACTATCAATCACGAAGGATATACCAAAAACGGAAGCCTTTGGATAAATTATCCGCTGGGTTGCATCGACTATTTTACGCGTCAGGGCGTGAAATTCAACGGAATGGAGTTTCTTTTCTACGGAAATATTCCAAACGGTGGCGGACTTTCCTCTTCGGCTTCGATTGAATTGGTGACTTCCTTCGCTTTGAATTCGCTTTTCGGATTGGGTAAAAATCAAATCGAGTTGGTGAAAATTTCACAAAACGTAGAAAACAAATTCGTGGGCGTGAATTGTGGTATTATGGACCAATTTGCCATCGGAATGGGAAAAAAAGACCACGCCATCATTTTGGATTGCCAAACGCTGGATTATACCTATACGCCTTTCGTTCTAAAAGAAGATACATTACTGATTATCAACACCAATAAAGAACGAAAACTGGCGGATTCCAAATATAATGAGCGTCGTGCTACTTGCGAGGCAGCGTTGGAAATCTTCAACAAAAACGCCAATTTCAAAGACCTTTGTTCTATTCCCGCCGAATATTTTGAAGCGCACAAAAACGAACTTACAGAAGAGATGCAAAAACGAGTTAAGCACGTGATTTATGAGAATTTACGTGTAAAAGAAAGCGAAAAAGCCTTAAAATCGGGCGATGTGAAGCGTTTTGGCGAGTTGATGTCTGCCTCACACAAATCCTTAATGGAAGATTACGAAGTTACAGGTAAGGAACTGGATACCATCTATTTGGAAAGTATTAATTTTGACGGAGTTACAGGCGTTCGTATGACGGGAGCGGGCTTTGGCGGTTGTGCCATTGCACTGGTTAAAAACAACCGAGTAGAAGCTTATAAAAAACACATTATCGAAAGCTATACGCAAAAAATCGGGTACGCCCCATCGGTGTATGACGTGAGCATCGGTGACGGCACTCGTGAATTATAA
- a CDS encoding porin family protein: protein MKNFIIAVTVAIATIFTTQAQEVKFGARTGLNISTVSFKGSETEAGHSYNVDVETGFKTGFHVGAFAELGLSDQLFIEAGLAYSQQGATLKSMTGTFGSRTIKQDFDKDSYITLGLINLPVWLKYDIAGFRPKAGLNIGYLVNASSKIGGEKRSEKINDNNFDFGLGIGLEYNLPMGVFFDANFNFGVTNLAQEKGSTVKNRTFQIGVGYKF, encoded by the coding sequence ATGAAGAATTTTATAATTGCGGTAACGGTTGCCATTGCAACTATTTTTACAACACAAGCACAAGAGGTTAAATTTGGTGCAAGAACAGGGCTTAACATATCAACAGTATCATTTAAAGGTTCAGAAACAGAGGCAGGGCATTCATATAATGTGGATGTTGAAACAGGTTTTAAAACGGGCTTTCACGTGGGAGCTTTTGCTGAATTAGGGCTTTCCGATCAACTTTTTATAGAGGCAGGGCTGGCATACTCACAACAAGGAGCTACATTGAAATCAATGACGGGAACCTTTGGCAGTCGGACTATAAAACAAGATTTTGATAAAGATTCTTACATTACCTTGGGGCTTATTAACTTGCCCGTTTGGTTAAAATATGATATTGCAGGGTTCCGTCCTAAAGCAGGGTTGAATATCGGTTACTTGGTAAATGCAAGCTCAAAAATTGGTGGTGAAAAAAGATCAGAAAAGATTAATGATAATAACTTTGATTTCGGGTTAGGTATTGGTTTGGAATATAATTTACCAATGGGAGTGTTTTTTGATGCTAATTTCAATTTTGGCGTAACAAATTTGGCACAAGAAAAAGGCTCGACAGTTAAAAATCGTACTTTCCAAATAGGGGTAGGCTACAAATTTTAA
- a CDS encoding PH domain-containing protein — MKLYKAKTNFKSNFIIQLSAMMIFSVAIIIIQDFPWFLILIVPIFMAPLLWGLSQIHKNVTYIISGENLFVSAAFINRIIDVKTIRKIEKSNNFIATGTDRATAPSSKALEILYNKYETIKVSPENESDFIKDLLEINPNIKVII, encoded by the coding sequence ATGAAATTGTATAAAGCTAAAACTAATTTTAAATCGAATTTCATTATTCAGTTATCTGCGATGATGATATTTTCGGTTGCTATTATAATTATTCAGGATTTTCCTTGGTTTTTAATTTTGATAGTTCCTATCTTTATGGCTCCATTATTATGGGGACTTTCTCAAATTCATAAGAATGTAACTTACATTATTTCAGGTGAAAATTTATTTGTTTCAGCTGCATTTATCAACAGAATAATTGACGTAAAGACCATCCGAAAAATAGAAAAAAGTAATAACTTTATAGCTACGGGAACAGACCGAGCCACCGCTCCAAGTAGTAAAGCACTTGAAATTCTTTACAACAAATACGAGACTATTAAAGTTTCTCCTGAAAATGAATCAGATTTTATCAAAGATTTATTAGAAATCAACCCGAACATAAAGGTAATTATATAA
- the udk gene encoding uridine kinase, with protein MLIIGITGGTGCGKTTVVNQIVKELSGKEVTVVSQDSYYRDMSHLPYSERVKVNFDHPSSIDFDLLKEHLIALKEGKSVESPVYSFVEHNRTGETVLINPTKVIIVEGILIFSHADIRNLFDIKIYVHADSDERLIRRIKRDTTERGRDVEEVLNRYQTTLKPMHLQFIEPTKEYADIIIPNNKRNNVAIDIIRTIVHNRIYQTVS; from the coding sequence ATGCTAATCATAGGAATTACGGGAGGAACAGGATGTGGAAAAACAACTGTTGTAAATCAGATAGTTAAAGAATTGTCAGGAAAGGAAGTAACGGTAGTTTCACAGGATTCATATTATCGGGATATGAGTCATTTGCCTTATTCTGAAAGGGTTAAAGTTAATTTTGACCATCCGAGTTCTATTGATTTTGATTTATTGAAAGAACATTTGATTGCTCTTAAAGAAGGAAAATCGGTAGAAAGCCCTGTATATTCATTTGTAGAACATAATCGCACGGGCGAAACCGTACTGATAAATCCTACGAAAGTGATTATCGTTGAGGGAATTTTGATTTTTTCGCACGCTGATATCCGTAATTTGTTCGATATCAAAATTTATGTTCACGCCGACTCGGATGAGCGATTGATTAGACGTATTAAAAGAGATACCACGGAACGAGGCAGAGACGTGGAAGAAGTTCTGAATCGTTATCAAACTACCTTAAAACCAATGCATTTGCAGTTTATTGAACCTACGAAAGAGTATGCCGATATCATCATCCCGAATAACAAAAGAAACAATGTAGCTATTGATATTATAAGAACCATTGTTCATAACCGAATTTATCAAACTGTTTCCTGA
- a CDS encoding lipocalin family protein, producing the protein MAALIIGVIGCGKDENSATGDYPEIVGTWRIVDSEVGGKRTSQIPNLTEADRQANHCINSSVFKFLANGDIRGVYYVSSVDPKKNNEKYYGFSSYAECYPLFDFDEAATEGSVKYKIREKKIIIYGKSNDGSSGEVEFFNIESLSGRTLKLSYSEEMKRGTRSTYERGKQFLQQHNLELPVDMNVFMNGFIIMEKQ; encoded by the coding sequence ATGGCAGCTTTGATAATAGGTGTTATCGGTTGCGGTAAGGATGAAAATTCTGCTACGGGAGACTACCCTGAAATTGTAGGAACTTGGAGGATAGTTGACAGTGAAGTGGGTGGGAAGCGTACCTCACAAATACCTAATTTGACGGAAGCGGATAGACAAGCAAACCATTGCATCAATAGCTCTGTATTTAAGTTTTTAGCTAATGGTGATATCAGAGGCGTATATTATGTATCATCAGTGGATCCTAAAAAGAATAATGAAAAATATTATGGGTTCTCCTCATATGCGGAGTGTTACCCTTTATTTGATTTTGATGAGGCGGCAACTGAAGGTAGTGTGAAATACAAAATACGAGAAAAAAAAATCATTATATATGGTAAGAGTAATGATGGAAGTTCTGGAGAGGTAGAGTTTTTTAACATAGAAAGCCTTTCAGGCAGAACTTTAAAACTTTCCTATTCAGAAGAAATGAAAAGAGGGACACGTTCAACTTATGAACGAGGAAAGCAATTTTTACAACAACACAATTTGGAATTGCCTGTAGATATGAATGTTTTTATGAACGGTTTTATTATAATGGAAAAACAATAA
- a CDS encoding FKBP-type peptidyl-prolyl cis-trans isomerase — translation MVKKTIFSISLLSALVAVSCKKDDDDNKKVTPPRDVTEVRDENESSIVSYLKTHFYKFENNEVTLDTIAGKNATETSLFEKVKTVELDVHDINNKRVRHKMYYLPVQEGTGEKSTIADSVFVAYKGQLLNGKEFDRTVGYTRSNWMDLLGAKSEGNLGSVLGFREAVSLLKDSKSGVMSNADGTLTIPNDGGVGVFFMPSGVAYFNSATGRIPAYSPLIFIIHLIKTKNADHDRDGIPSIKEIKRDDYGVTTLPDCNKNGVPDYLDKDKCE, via the coding sequence ATGGTAAAGAAAACTATATTCAGTATCAGTTTGTTATCGGCGTTGGTGGCGGTTTCGTGTAAAAAAGATGACGACGATAATAAAAAAGTAACTCCTCCTCGTGATGTAACAGAAGTACGAGATGAAAATGAGTCTTCAATTGTATCATATTTAAAAACACATTTCTATAAGTTTGAAAATAATGAAGTTACGTTAGATACCATTGCAGGGAAAAACGCAACGGAAACATCTTTGTTTGAAAAAGTTAAAACTGTGGAATTGGATGTTCACGATATAAATAATAAAAGAGTACGTCATAAAATGTACTATTTGCCTGTACAGGAGGGTACTGGAGAAAAATCAACTATTGCAGATTCTGTTTTTGTGGCTTACAAAGGACAACTGCTAAACGGCAAGGAATTTGACAGAACGGTGGGATATACACGCTCCAACTGGATGGATTTGTTAGGTGCTAAAAGTGAAGGAAACTTGGGTTCTGTTTTAGGTTTCAGAGAGGCTGTTTCTTTGTTAAAAGATTCAAAATCAGGAGTGATGTCAAATGCAGACGGAACATTAACTATCCCGAACGATGGTGGAGTAGGGGTGTTCTTTATGCCATCAGGCGTGGCTTATTTTAACTCGGCGACAGGAAGAATTCCTGCATATTCTCCGCTCATATTTATCATACATTTGATAAAAACCAAAAACGCAGACCACGACAGAGATGGTATTCCTTCCATCAAAGAAATCAAACGTGATGATTATGGAGTAACTACCTTGCCGGATTGTAATAAAAATGGCGTTCCTGATTATTTAGATAAAGATAAGTGCGAATAA